A window of Leclercia adecarboxylata contains these coding sequences:
- the aroB gene encoding 3-dehydroquinate synthase gives MERITVTLGERSYPITIAAGLFNDPASFLPLKAGDQAMLVTNETLAPLYLDRVRQLLEQAGVKVDSVILPDGEQNKSLTVLDTVFSALLQKPHGRDTTLLALGGGVVGDLTGFAAASYQRGVRFIQIPTTLLSQVDSSVGGKTAVNHPLGKNMIGAFYQPASVVVDLDCLQTLPERELASGLAEVIKYGIILDGEFFSWLEENMDALLRLEGQAMAYCIRRCCELKAEVVAADERETGLRALLNLGHTYGHAIEAEMGYGNWLHGEAVAAGMVMAARTSERLGQFSKADTQRIITLLERAGLPVTGPREMSAQAYLPHMMRDKKVLAGEMRLVLPLAIGKSEVRGGVPHDVVLGAIADCQQA, from the coding sequence ATGGAGAGGATTACAGTCACTCTCGGTGAACGGAGTTACCCTATCACTATCGCGGCTGGTTTGTTTAACGACCCAGCTTCCTTCTTACCACTGAAAGCGGGTGATCAGGCAATGCTGGTCACCAATGAGACTCTGGCTCCGCTTTATCTCGACCGCGTGCGTCAGCTGCTCGAACAGGCTGGCGTGAAGGTCGACAGTGTGATTCTGCCTGATGGCGAGCAGAATAAAAGCCTGACGGTACTTGATACCGTCTTCAGCGCATTACTGCAAAAACCGCACGGTCGCGACACGACACTGCTGGCATTAGGCGGCGGGGTCGTTGGCGATCTTACGGGGTTTGCTGCGGCGAGCTATCAGCGCGGCGTGCGTTTTATTCAAATTCCTACCACGCTGTTGTCGCAGGTCGACTCTTCGGTTGGCGGCAAAACCGCCGTAAACCATCCGCTTGGCAAAAACATGATTGGCGCGTTCTACCAGCCCGCTTCGGTGGTGGTGGATCTCGACTGTCTGCAAACGCTGCCTGAGCGTGAACTGGCTTCGGGCCTGGCGGAAGTAATCAAGTACGGCATTATTCTGGATGGCGAGTTCTTCAGCTGGCTGGAAGAGAATATGGACGCCTTATTGCGCCTGGAGGGTCAGGCGATGGCGTATTGTATTCGCCGTTGTTGTGAGCTGAAAGCAGAAGTGGTTGCCGCAGACGAGCGCGAAACAGGCTTACGTGCTTTACTGAATCTGGGGCACACCTACGGTCATGCTATCGAAGCTGAAATGGGCTACGGTAACTGGCTGCATGGCGAGGCCGTGGCGGCGGGAATGGTAATGGCCGCACGTACCTCGGAGCGTCTGGGTCAGTTCAGCAAGGCGGATACACAACGCATTATCACGCTGCTTGAGCGCGCCGGTTTGCCGGTGACGGGGCCGCGAGAAATGTCTGCGCAGGCCTACTTGCCGCACATGATGCGTGATAAAAAAGTCTTAGCAGGCGAGATGCGTCTGGTACTCCCGCTTGCAATCGGAAAGAGTGAAGTTCGTGGCGGTGTGCCGCACGATGTCGTTCTTGGCGCTATTGCTGATTGCCAGCAAGCGTAA
- the aroK gene encoding shikimate kinase AroK produces MAEKRNIFLVGPMGAGKSTIGRQLAQQLNMEFYDSDQEIEKRTGADVGWVFDVEGEEGFRDREEKVINELTEKQGIVLATGGGSVKSRETRNRLSARGVVVYLETTIEKQLARTQRDKKRPLLQVETPPREVLEALAGERNPLYEEIADVTIRTDDQSAKVVANQIIHMLESN; encoded by the coding sequence ATGGCAGAGAAACGCAATATCTTTCTGGTTGGGCCTATGGGTGCCGGCAAAAGCACTATTGGGCGCCAGTTAGCTCAACAACTCAATATGGAATTTTACGATTCTGATCAAGAGATTGAGAAACGAACCGGAGCTGATGTGGGCTGGGTCTTCGATGTAGAAGGCGAAGAGGGTTTCCGTGACCGAGAAGAAAAAGTCATCAATGAACTTACGGAAAAGCAGGGCATTGTGCTGGCTACCGGCGGCGGCTCTGTAAAATCTCGCGAAACTCGCAACCGTCTCTCCGCCCGCGGTGTCGTGGTCTATCTCGAAACGACCATCGAAAAACAACTGGCGCGTACGCAGCGTGATAAAAAACGCCCGTTGCTGCAGGTTGAGACGCCTCCACGTGAAGTTCTGGAAGCCCTGGCTGGTGAACGTAATCCGCTGTATGAAGAGATTGCTGACGTCACCATTCGCACAGACGACCAGAGCGCAAAAGTGGTCGCAAACCAGATTATTCATATGCTGGAAAGCAACTGA
- the hofQ gene encoding DNA uptake porin HofQ — MKTWIVALLLIGSRTLAAEPAAVNLVVDDVPVAQLLQALAEQENRNMIIAPDVSGNVSLRLQKVPWLQALQTVVTSAGLVMRQQEGIVYIHSAAWQQQQQARKEAERAKRQLSVPLEARGFPLSYADAGDLQQAAEKLLSPKGSLAVDKRTNRLLVRDTRAALDALQHWVTQMDLPVAQVELAAHIVSMSEKSLRELGVKWSLAQAQQAGKPGQLTILSTDLAVNAATTQAGFNIGRINGRLLDIELSALEQKQQVDIIASPRLLASHMQPASIKQGSEIPYQVSSGESGATSVEFKEAVLGMEVTPVVLANGRVRLKLRISENSPGQVLQQADSETLTIDKQEIETQVEVKSGETLALGGIFSQRHKSGSENVPGLSRIPLLGQLFRHQGKDNERRELVVFITPRLVATP, encoded by the coding sequence ATGAAAACATGGATCGTGGCACTGCTGCTGATCGGCAGCCGGACACTGGCAGCGGAACCGGCGGCAGTCAATCTGGTGGTGGATGATGTGCCGGTGGCCCAGCTTCTGCAGGCGCTGGCGGAGCAGGAGAACCGCAACATGATTATCGCGCCGGACGTAAGCGGCAATGTCTCGCTGCGTCTGCAGAAGGTGCCCTGGCTACAGGCGCTACAGACGGTGGTCACCAGCGCCGGGCTGGTAATGCGCCAGCAGGAGGGCATCGTTTATATCCATAGCGCCGCCTGGCAACAGCAACAGCAGGCGAGAAAGGAGGCGGAGCGGGCGAAGCGCCAGCTCAGCGTGCCGCTGGAGGCGCGCGGCTTTCCTCTCTCCTATGCGGATGCGGGCGATCTCCAGCAGGCTGCTGAAAAGCTCCTTAGCCCCAAAGGCAGCCTCGCCGTGGACAAACGCACCAATCGTCTGCTGGTGCGCGACACCCGGGCTGCGCTGGACGCATTACAGCACTGGGTGACGCAGATGGATCTGCCGGTTGCCCAGGTCGAGCTGGCGGCGCACATCGTCAGCATGAGTGAAAAAAGCCTGCGCGAGCTAGGGGTGAAGTGGAGTCTGGCCCAGGCGCAGCAGGCCGGTAAGCCAGGGCAACTGACGATACTCAGCACCGATCTTGCCGTTAACGCCGCCACCACGCAGGCGGGCTTTAATATCGGGCGGATTAATGGCCGGCTGCTGGATATTGAACTCTCCGCCCTCGAACAAAAGCAGCAGGTGGATATTATCGCCAGCCCGCGACTGCTGGCATCCCACATGCAGCCCGCCAGCATCAAGCAGGGCAGCGAGATACCTTATCAGGTCTCCAGCGGAGAGAGTGGCGCGACGTCGGTGGAGTTTAAAGAGGCGGTGCTGGGCATGGAGGTGACGCCGGTGGTGCTGGCCAACGGTCGGGTACGCCTGAAGCTGCGCATCAGCGAGAACAGTCCGGGCCAGGTGCTGCAGCAGGCCGACAGTGAAACCCTGACGATCGATAAGCAGGAGATTGAAACCCAGGTAGAGGTCAAAAGTGGTGAAACGCTGGCCTTAGGGGGAATTTTTTCTCAACGACATAAAAGCGGAAGCGAAAATGTGCCAGGCTTGAGCCGTATTCCTCTCCTGGGGCAGCTTTTTCGCCATCAGGGTAAAGACAACGAGCGCCGGGAGTTAGTGGTTTTTATCACCCCGCGTCTGGTTGCCACGCCATAA
- a CDS encoding HofP DNA utilization family protein, with protein sequence MRVSRGVLLLLPLLLGMRDPFQAPVSRCPDAALSQWRYAGLVSGAVPVGIVRDERSRWLRVRRGATLPQGWRVITLDEKELVIDTSEACDQPLWRWQRQGTKNENMDRGTAADRQPDTGSGTGGSQSGGG encoded by the coding sequence ATGCGGGTTAGCCGGGGCGTGCTGCTTTTACTGCCGCTGCTTCTTGGCATGCGCGATCCGTTTCAGGCCCCGGTTTCACGCTGCCCCGACGCCGCCCTGAGCCAGTGGCGCTATGCCGGGCTGGTGTCCGGTGCGGTGCCGGTAGGGATCGTCAGGGATGAAAGGTCGCGCTGGCTGCGCGTGCGTCGCGGCGCCACGCTGCCTCAGGGCTGGCGGGTAATAACGCTGGATGAAAAGGAGCTGGTTATTGATACGTCTGAGGCCTGTGACCAGCCGCTGTGGCGATGGCAACGACAAGGAACAAAAAATGAAAACATGGATCGTGGCACTGCTGCTGATCGGCAGCCGGACACTGGCAGCGGAACCGGCGGCAGTCAATCTGGTGGTGGATGA
- a CDS encoding PilN domain-containing protein: MRSANLLPWRQQQKRHCLRFWAGMFTGSLLLTLMLWTALRVNSSLQVQIYAQRQASDLALRQGLTLRQKQWTAFSVQRQQRQRWAQQKAKTAAWQAELTALAQALPEQAWLAQLRFQQSTLSLSGYATTLPALAALETALRQLPGLRPGAPGEMRQDAQGRWQFSWTLTRKEQADADPS, from the coding sequence ATGAGGAGCGCCAACCTGCTGCCGTGGCGTCAGCAACAAAAACGTCACTGCCTGCGTTTCTGGGCCGGGATGTTTACCGGCTCGCTGCTGTTAACGCTGATGCTCTGGACGGCTCTCAGGGTCAACTCATCTCTGCAGGTGCAAATTTACGCGCAGCGACAGGCCAGCGATCTGGCGCTGCGACAGGGGCTAACGCTGCGGCAAAAGCAGTGGACGGCGTTCAGCGTTCAGCGCCAGCAACGACAGCGCTGGGCACAGCAAAAAGCTAAGACGGCAGCCTGGCAGGCGGAGCTTACCGCCTTAGCCCAGGCCCTGCCGGAGCAGGCATGGCTGGCGCAGCTACGCTTTCAGCAGTCCACGCTCTCATTGAGCGGGTACGCTACCACCTTACCGGCACTGGCGGCGCTGGAGACGGCGCTACGCCAGCTGCCCGGACTAAGGCCGGGCGCGCCGGGAGAGATGCGCCAGGACGCGCAGGGACGCTGGCAGTTTAGCTGGACGCTCACCCGAAAGGAGCAGGCTGATGCGGATCCATCCTGA
- the pilM gene encoding pilus assembly protein PilM yields MAFKTWKTGVHIQQDKVLAVALVREKSGWGLRRWWQLPLAKGIIRDGQILQPEQLAAALREWRQLLPHQHQIFLAFPAARTLQRTLPRPAMTLRDSEQTAWIASALSRELEMAPDTLRFDYAEDTFSQTFQVTAAQNKEIDALLELARVLRLQLTTITPDAGALAHLLPFVQAPAQCVAWRDRDQWLWAMRHQWGRRALAEAPDVERLAALLALRVEEIACCDMASFDPWCVVPHRQPPLPENGADFSVALALAAGGNPV; encoded by the coding sequence ATGGCATTTAAAACATGGAAAACAGGCGTTCATATTCAACAGGATAAGGTTCTGGCCGTCGCGCTGGTGCGCGAAAAATCGGGGTGGGGGCTGCGGCGCTGGTGGCAGCTTCCCCTGGCCAAAGGCATTATCCGCGACGGGCAAATTCTTCAGCCCGAACAACTGGCTGCGGCGCTGCGCGAGTGGCGCCAGCTGTTGCCCCATCAGCATCAAATATTTCTCGCCTTTCCGGCCGCCCGCACCCTGCAACGCACGCTGCCGCGCCCGGCGATGACCCTGCGTGACAGTGAGCAGACGGCCTGGATTGCCTCTGCCTTGAGCCGTGAACTGGAGATGGCACCCGATACCCTGCGTTTTGACTATGCGGAAGATACCTTCAGCCAGACCTTTCAGGTCACTGCCGCACAAAACAAGGAGATCGACGCGCTGCTGGAGCTGGCGCGAGTCCTGCGCCTGCAACTCACCACCATCACGCCCGATGCCGGGGCGCTGGCGCATCTGCTGCCTTTTGTGCAGGCCCCGGCCCAGTGCGTCGCCTGGCGCGATCGGGATCAGTGGCTCTGGGCGATGCGTCACCAGTGGGGCAGGCGAGCGCTGGCGGAGGCGCCCGATGTCGAGCGGCTGGCCGCGCTGCTGGCGCTCAGGGTTGAGGAGATTGCCTGCTGCGATATGGCCAGTTTCGATCCCTGGTGCGTGGTGCCTCACCGACAGCCGCCGCTACCTGAAAATGGCGCGGATTTTAGCGTCGCGCTGGCGCTGGCAGCGGGAGGTAATCCGGTATGA
- the mrcA gene encoding peptidoglycan glycosyltransferase/peptidoglycan DD-transpeptidase MrcA codes for MKFVKYLLILAVCCILLGAGSIFGLYKYIEPQLPDVATLRDVRLQIPMQVYSADGELIAQYGEKRRIPLTLNQIPPVMVKAFIATEDSRFYEHHGVDPVGIFRAASVALFSGHASQGASTITQQLARNFFLSPEKTLMRKIKEVFLAIRIEQLLNKDEILELYLNKIYLGYRAYGVGAAAQVYFGKSIEQLTLSEMATIAGLPKAPSTFNPLYSLDRATARRNVVLSRMLSEGYITQAQYDQARNDVIDANYHAPEIAFSAPYLSEMVRQEMVSRYGEQAYEDGYRVYTTISRHVQQGAQQAVRNNVIDYDMRHGYRGPSNVLWKVGEAAWSSKKITDTLKPLPGYGPFVAAVVTQANPQEATAMLADGTSVSLQMEGVRWARPYRSDTQQGATPRKVTDAVQVGQQIWVRQVNDAWWLGQIPDVNSALVSIDPHNGAVLALVGGFDFNQSKFNRATQALRQVGSNIKPFLYTAAMDKGLTLASILNDVPISRWDAGAGSDWRPKNSPAQYAGPIRLRQGLGQSKNVVMVRAMRAMGVDYAAEYLQRFGFPAQNIVHTESLALGSASFTPLQVARGYAVMANGGFLVDPFFISKIENDQGGVLFDARPKIACAECDIPVIYGDTPKSEALNNQDMEDVAISREQQNAAVPMPQLQQANQALVAQTGAQEYAPHVINTPLAFLIKSALNSNIFGEPGWQGTGWRAGRDLQRKDIGGKTGTTNSSKDAWFSGYGPGAVTSVWIGFDDHRRDLGRTTASGAIKDQISGYEGGAKSAQPAWDAFMKIVLDGVPEEPLTPPPGIVTVNIDRSSGQLANGGNSREEYFIEGTQPTHQVVHEVGTTLIDNGETQELF; via the coding sequence GTGAAGTTCGTAAAGTATTTATTGATCCTTGCAGTCTGTTGCATTCTGCTTGGAGCAGGCTCGATTTTTGGTTTGTACAAATATATTGAGCCGCAACTACCTGATGTCGCTACGCTTCGTGATGTACGACTTCAGATCCCGATGCAGGTTTATAGCGCCGATGGCGAGCTGATTGCCCAGTACGGTGAAAAGCGCCGTATCCCGCTGACGCTGAATCAAATTCCGCCAGTAATGGTGAAAGCCTTTATTGCCACCGAAGACAGCCGCTTTTATGAGCACCACGGCGTTGACCCGGTGGGGATTTTCCGTGCCGCAAGCGTAGCGCTGTTCTCCGGCCATGCTTCACAGGGGGCGAGTACCATCACCCAGCAGCTGGCGCGTAACTTCTTCCTCAGTCCTGAAAAAACGCTGATGCGTAAGATTAAGGAAGTGTTCCTTGCGATCCGCATTGAGCAACTGCTGAACAAAGATGAGATCCTTGAGCTTTACCTCAACAAGATCTACCTCGGCTACCGTGCCTATGGCGTGGGCGCGGCGGCGCAGGTCTATTTCGGTAAGTCTATTGAACAGCTCACCCTGAGCGAGATGGCTACCATCGCCGGTCTGCCAAAGGCGCCTTCAACCTTCAACCCGCTCTACTCCCTGGATCGCGCTACGGCGCGTCGCAACGTGGTGCTGTCGCGTATGCTGAGCGAGGGCTACATCACCCAGGCGCAGTACGATCAGGCGCGCAATGACGTGATTGATGCCAACTACCATGCGCCGGAAATTGCCTTCTCCGCACCGTATCTCAGCGAGATGGTTCGCCAGGAGATGGTCTCCCGCTACGGCGAGCAGGCCTACGAAGATGGCTACCGCGTCTACACCACCATCAGCCGCCACGTCCAGCAGGGCGCGCAGCAGGCAGTGCGTAACAACGTGATTGATTATGATATGCGTCACGGCTACCGCGGCCCGTCAAACGTGCTGTGGAAAGTGGGTGAAGCCGCGTGGAGCAGCAAAAAAATCACCGACACCCTGAAGCCGCTGCCGGGCTACGGGCCGTTCGTCGCGGCCGTGGTGACCCAGGCTAATCCGCAGGAAGCCACGGCGATGCTCGCCGACGGCACCTCGGTGTCGCTGCAGATGGAAGGGGTGCGCTGGGCGCGTCCGTATCGCTCTGATACGCAGCAGGGTGCAACCCCGCGTAAAGTGACCGATGCAGTCCAGGTGGGCCAGCAAATCTGGGTTCGCCAGGTGAACGACGCCTGGTGGCTGGGGCAGATTCCTGACGTTAACTCGGCGCTGGTTTCCATCGATCCGCATAACGGCGCGGTGCTGGCGCTGGTTGGCGGTTTCGACTTCAACCAGAGCAAATTTAACCGTGCCACTCAGGCGCTGCGTCAGGTCGGTTCCAATATCAAACCCTTCCTCTACACAGCAGCAATGGACAAGGGGCTGACCCTCGCCAGTATCCTCAATGACGTGCCGATCTCCCGCTGGGATGCCGGGGCCGGTTCCGACTGGCGTCCGAAAAACTCACCGGCACAGTACGCCGGTCCGATTCGCCTGCGTCAGGGGCTGGGCCAGTCGAAAAACGTGGTAATGGTGCGCGCCATGCGTGCCATGGGCGTTGATTATGCGGCAGAGTATCTGCAGCGCTTCGGCTTCCCGGCACAGAATATCGTGCACACCGAGTCGCTGGCGCTGGGCTCCGCGTCCTTTACCCCGCTGCAGGTCGCGCGCGGCTATGCGGTAATGGCCAACGGCGGCTTCCTGGTCGACCCGTTCTTCATCAGCAAAATCGAGAACGACCAGGGCGGCGTGCTGTTTGACGCCAGACCGAAAATCGCCTGCGCAGAGTGTGATATTCCGGTGATCTACGGTGACACGCCTAAGTCAGAGGCGCTGAACAACCAGGACATGGAAGATGTCGCAATTTCTCGGGAGCAGCAAAATGCGGCAGTGCCGATGCCGCAGCTCCAGCAGGCGAACCAGGCGCTGGTTGCCCAGACCGGTGCTCAGGAATATGCCCCGCACGTGATTAACACCCCGCTGGCGTTCCTGATCAAGAGCGCGTTAAACAGCAATATCTTTGGTGAACCGGGCTGGCAGGGCACAGGCTGGCGTGCGGGTCGTGATCTTCAGCGTAAGGATATCGGCGGCAAAACCGGGACCACCAACAGCTCAAAAGATGCATGGTTCTCCGGGTACGGTCCGGGTGCGGTGACGTCGGTGTGGATCGGCTTTGACGATCACCGTCGTGATTTAGGCCGTACCACGGCGTCCGGGGCGATCAAAGATCAGATCTCCGGTTACGAAGGCGGGGCCAAAAGCGCTCAGCCTGCGTGGGATGCTTTTATGAAGATCGTGCTGGATGGCGTACCGGAGGAGCCGCTCACGCCTCCACCGGGCATCGTTACGGTCAATATCGATCGCAGCAGCGGTCAGCTGGCTAACGGCGGTAACAGTCGCGAAGAGTATTTCATCGAAGGCACGCAGCCAACGCATCAGGTGGTGCATGAGGTGGGTACAACGTTGATTGATAACGGCGAAACGCAAGAGCTCTTCTGA
- the nudE gene encoding ADP compounds hydrolase NudE, with protein sequence MSKPLQKPTILNVETVAKSRLFNVESVDLEFSNGVRRVYERMRPSTREAVMIVPIVDEHLILIREYAVGTESYELGFSKGLIDPGESVYEAANRELKEEVGFGAKELTFLKKLSMAPSYFSSKMNIVLAEDLYPESLEGDEPEPLPQVRWPLAHLMDLLEEPDFNEARNVSALFLVREWLKGQGRL encoded by the coding sequence ATGAGCAAACCCTTACAAAAGCCCACCATCCTGAATGTTGAAACCGTCGCCAAATCGCGCCTGTTTAACGTTGAGAGCGTGGACCTGGAGTTTAGTAACGGCGTGCGCCGCGTCTACGAGCGTATGCGTCCCTCCACGCGCGAAGCCGTCATGATTGTGCCCATTGTCGACGAGCATCTGATTTTAATCCGCGAGTACGCGGTAGGAACAGAATCTTACGAGCTGGGCTTCTCGAAGGGGCTTATCGATCCGGGCGAGTCGGTTTATGAGGCTGCCAACCGTGAGCTGAAAGAAGAGGTCGGTTTTGGTGCGAAGGAACTCACCTTCCTGAAAAAGCTCAGCATGGCGCCTTCTTATTTCTCCAGCAAAATGAATATTGTGCTGGCGGAAGATCTCTATCCTGAGTCGCTGGAAGGCGATGAGCCCGAGCCGCTGCCGCAGGTACGTTGGCCGCTGGCGCATCTGATGGATCTGCTGGAAGAGCCCGATTTTAACGAAGCCCGGAACGTGAGCGCGTTGTTCCTGGTACGTGAATGGCTGAAAGGGCAGGGAAGGCTGTAG